The following nucleotide sequence is from Streptomyces leeuwenhoekii.
ATCGGCTCGGGCGAGCGGGGGATGACCTGGCCGGCCTTGACCGCGGGCAGCTTCTTCCAGGTGCCCTCGCCGATGTCGGCGGGCTGGATGGCCGAGGAGCGGTCGTCCATCATGATGATGTCGGCGCCGTACTTGTCGACGTTCTCCCAGCTCAGGCTCTCGAACCAGCCGCCGCCCTCGGCCTTGGCCTTCTCCGGCGGCTCGATGAAGTTCACGCCCAGGGCCTTGAAGTACTCCAGGTCCACCGAGAGGTTGGTGCCGGAGACGTAGAACAGGTCCTGGCTGGCCGAGCCCGCCATGACCTTGATGTCCGGCTTGGCCTTGGCGGCGGCGCGCAGCCGGGCGGAGGCGTCCTCGAACCGCTTCTTGGCGTCGGTGATCTTCTTCGAGGTCACGTCGGCGCCCAGCGTCCTGGCCAGCTCCAGCATGCGCTGCAGCGGCTGGGTGAGCTGGCGGTCGTAGACGGAGACGGCGACGCTCGGGGCGCCGACCGCGGTGATCTTGTCCTTCGACTCCTCCGGCACGTACCAGAGGGTGCCCGCGTCGTCGAAGGTCGTGGTGACCAGGAGGTCGGGGGCGAGGGAGGCGTACTTCTCGATGTTGAACTGGCCCCACTCGTTGCCGAGGTTGGTCACCTTGGTGATGTCCATGTCGCCGGCCTGGACGTCGGGCTTGCCGTCCTTGGTCCGGGTGGGACCGAAGACGCCCTTCACCTGGACGCCGTAGTCGTGCAGCGCCGCCGCGACGCCGATGAAGGCGACGATGTTCGAGGGGACCTTGTCGGCCTTGGCCGTCTGGCCGCGGTCGTCCTTGAAGGTCCAGGGACCGGACTGCGCGGCAGCCGCCTCCTTGCCCGAGCCACCGCCGTTCGTGTCGTCGTCTCCGCAGGCTGCGAGCACGGCGCCGAGACCGAGGGCGCCGCCGGCGGCGAGGATTCCACGGCGGGTGAGGCGGGTAGCTCTGGCATTGGACATGGGCGTGACTGCTTTCGAACGGGGCGGAGCATCCGCCGGACAATTCGAAGGTAGGTTAGCCTAACCTCAGATCTTGTCCAGAGGGCGGGGTCACACCGCGCCGGCCGAACAGGACGCGCGGCGGCCACCGCGAGCCCCTCGCGGCAGCCGCCGGTACGCGCCGGGGACGGGCGCTTTTCAGCCCGCCAGCCCCAACTCCCGCGCGATGAGCATGCGCTGGACCTCGCTCGTCCCCTCGCCGATCTCCAGGATCTTCGAGTCCCGCCACATGCGGGCGACCGGATACTCGTTCATGAAGCCGTAACCGCCGTGGATCTGGGTGGCGTCACGGGCGTTGTCCACGGCGACCGTGGAGGAGTAGAGCTTGGCCACCGCCGCCTCCTTCTTGAACGGCTCGCCCGCCACCAGGCGGGACGCGGCGTCGCGCCAGGCCAGCCGAGCGGTGTGCGCCTTCATCTCCATGTCGGCGATCTTGAACTGGATCGCCTGGTTCGCCCCGATCGGGCGGCCGAAGGCGTGACGTTCCTTCGCGTACCTGACCGACTCGTCCACACAGCCCTGCGCCAGACCCGTGGCCAGCGCGGCGATGGCGACGCGGCCCTCGTCGAGGATGCGCAGGAACTGGGCGTAGCCGCGGCCCTCTTCACCCAGCAGGTTCTCCGCCGGGACGCGCACGTCGTCGAAGGACAGCTCGCGGGTGTCGGAGGCGTTCCAGCCGACCTTCGAGTACGGCGGCGCCACCGTGAAGCCCGGCGTCCCGGACGGCACGACGATGGCCGAGATGCGCGGCTTGCCGTCGGCCTTGCGGCCGGTGACCGCGGTGACCGTCACCAGGCCCGTGATGTCCGTGCCGGAGTTGGTGATGAAGCACTTGGTGCCGTTGATCACCCACTCGTCCGTCTCCTCGTCCAGCCGCGCCGTGGTCCGGGTCGCGCCCGCGTCCGAGCCGCCGTCCGGCTCGGTCAGCCCGAACGCGCCGAGCATCTCGCCCGCGCACAGCCGCGGCAGCCAGGTGCGCTTCTGCTCCTCGGTGCCGAACAGATGGATCGGCATCGCGCCGAGCGAGACGCCCGCCTCCAGGGTGATGGCCACCGAGGAGTCGACCCGGGCCAGCTCCTCCAGCGCGATGCCCAGCGCCAGGTAGTCGCCGCCCATGCCGCCGTACTCCTCGGGGAACGGCAGCCCGAACAGCCCCATGCGGCCCATCTCCCGGACGATCTCGTACGGGAACTCGTGCCGCTCGTAGAAGTCGCCGATCTTCGGCGCCACGACCTCGTGCGCGAACTCCTCGACCGTGCGCCGGAGTTCTTCCAGTTCGGGGGAGAGCTTGTGGTCCATCGGTGTCACTGCTCCTTGTGGGAGGCGGGGGATGCGACGGTGGGCGCCAGGGCGCGCACGGTGCGGGACGGGCTGGGCCGGCCCAGCCGTTCGGCCATCCACACGCTCGTGGCGACGAGACGGCCGAGGTCGACTCCGGTGTCGATGCCGAGGCCCCGCAGCATCCACACCAGGTCCTCGGTGGCGAGGTTGCCGGTGGCCGACTTCGCGTACGGGCAGCCGCCCAGGCCGCCCGCCGAGGCGTCGACGGTGGTGACGCCGTGCTGGAGCGCGGCGAGCGTGTTGGCCAGCGCCTGGCCGTAGGTGTCGTGGAAGTGCACGCCCAGGGCGCTCACCGGGACGCCGGCCTCCTCCAGCGCCGCCAGCAGCGCGGTGACATGGCCCGGGGTGGCCACCCCGATGGTGTCGCCCAGGCTCAGCTCGTCGCAGCCCTGGTCGAGCAGGGCGCGGCAGACCCGGACGACCCGGGGGAGCGGGACCGGGCCCTCCCAGGGGTCGCCGAAGCACATCGAGAGGTAGCCGCGGACATGGACGCCCTCCGCCTTCGCCCGCGCCACCACCGGCTCGAACATGGCGAGCGCCTCGTCCACCGTGCGGTTCAGATTGGCCTTGGCGAAGGACTCCGTGGCGCTGGCGAAGACGGCCACCCGCCGGGCGCCGAGCCGCAGCGCCCGGTCCAGGCCCCGTTCGTTGGGGACGAGGACCGGCAGCGCCACCGGCAGACCGGCCACGAGCGGGTACAGCCGCTCGGCGTCGGCGAGCTGGGGCACCCACTCGGGCCGGACGAAGCTGGTCGCCTCGATCGTGGTCAGCCCCGCGTCCGCGAGGCGGCGGACGAACTCCGCCTTCACCTCGGTGGGCACGGTCGCCTTCTCGTTCTGCAGGCCGTCGCGGGCGCCGACCTCGTGGATGCGCACCCGGGCGGGAAGCCCCGCCGCCGGTACGGCCATGGGGAGCGCGAGAGCGTCAGTCGTCATGGCCCGCCTCCTCGGGAGCGATGACCGCCAGCACCTGGTCCATGGCGACCGCGGTGCCGGGGGTGACGTCCAGCTCGGTGACCGTGCCGGCGTGCGGGGCGGTGATGACGTGCTCCATCTTCATCGCCTCGACGACCAGCAGGCTCTGTCCGGCGCTCACCTCGTCGCCCACGGCGACCTTCACCACCGTCACCGTGCCCGGCATGGGCGCGGTCAGCGAGTCGGCGCCCGCGTGGGCGGCCCGGCCGAGGGAGGCGGCGACCGGGTCGTGGTCGCGGACCTGCCAGGCGTCGCCGTCGCGGCCCAGCCAGTCGCCGGCCCGGTGGAAGGTGTGGCGGACGCCGTCCAGGACCACCGTCACCTCCTCACCGGTGACGGTGTGGGTGCCGCGCGGGGTGTGGACCACGGGCTCGGCACCGGCCGCGCGCAGGGGGAAGGCGACCGGCTTCGGCTCGCCGCCCAGCCGCCAGCCGCTGGGCACCGAGAACGGGTCCGTCCAGCCGCCCCCGCGCGGGCGCAGCGCGTCCAGGCGGACGGCCGCCGCCGCCTCGTACACCTCCTCCGGCACCCCGGACGCGACGAGCCCGTCCACCTCCCGCTCGACCAGCCCGGTGTCCAGATCGCCGGCGACGACCGCCGGGTGGGCCAGCAGCCGCCGCAGGAACCCGGCGTTGGTCTGCACGCCCAGCGTGACCGTCTCCGCCAGCGCCGCCCGCAGCCGGCGCAGGGCCGTCGGGCGGTCCGGACCGTACGCGATCACCTTCGACAGCATCGGGTCGTACAGGCTGCCGACCTCGGTGCCCTCGCTGAGCCCGGAGTCGGTGCGCACCCCGTCGCCCTGCGGCTCGCGCAGCCGGAGCACCGTGCCGCCGGACGGCAGGAAGCCGCGGGAGGGGTCCTCGGCGCACAGCCGGGCCTCGACGGCGTGCCCGGTGAGCGTGATGCCGTCCTGCCCGAAGGGCAGCGGCTCGCCCGCCGCGACCCGCACCTGCCACTCCACCAGGTCCAGGCCGGTGACCAGCTCGGTGACCGGGTGCTCCACCTGGAGGCGGGTGTTCATCTCCATGAAGTAGTACGACGAGGGGTCGCCGCCCGGCACGATGAACTCCACCGTGCCCGCGCCCCGGTAGCCGCAGGAGCGGGCCGCCTGGACCGCCGCCTCGCCCATCGCGGCCCGGGTCGCCTCGTCCAGGAGCACGCTGGGCGCCTCCTCGATGATCTTCTGGTGCCGCCGCTGGAGCGAGCACTCCCGCTCCCCGAGGTGGACCACGTTCCCGTGGCCGTCGGCCAGGACCTGGATCTCGATGTGCCGGGGCCGGTCGACCCACCGCTCCACCAGCAGGGTGTCGTCGCCGAAGGAGGCGCGCGCCTCGCGGCGGGCCGCCGCGATCTCCTCCTCCAGCCGGTCCAGGTCCCGCACCAGGCGCATGCCCTTGCCGCCGCCGCCCGCGCTGGGCTTCAGCAGGACGGGCGCCCCCAGCTCGCGGGCCGCCCCGGCCAGGTCCGGGTCCCGCCCGCCGGGCACCACGGGCACCCCGGCCTCCCGCACCGTCTCCTTGGCGCGGATCTTGTCGCCCATCAGGGAGATCGCCTCGGCCGGAGGCCCGATGAAGACCAGCCCCGCCGCCTCGCAGGCGCGCGCGAAGCCGGCGTTCTCCGCCAGGAAGCCGTAACCGGGGTGGACGGCCTGGGCGCCGGTGCGGGCGGCGGCCTCCAGCAGCCGCTCGACGCACAGATAGCTCTCGGCCGCGGGCGCCGGACCGATCCGTACGGCGGTGTCGGCCTCCCGTACGTGCCGGGCGCCGGCGTCGGCGTCGGAGAAGACGGCCACGGAGCGCACGCCCAGCGCGCGCAGGGTCCGGACGACCCGGACGGCGATCTCGCCCCGGTTGGCCACGAGCACGGTGTCGAACATCGGTTCCAGTCCCCCTGTCACATCCGGAAGACGCCGAACTGGGGTTCACCCAGCGGCGCGTGGGCGCACGCGGTCAGGGCCAGCCCCAGCACCTGCCGGGTCTCCAGCGGGTCGATCACGCCGTCGTCCCACAGGCGTGCGGTGGCGTAGTAGGCGTTGCCCTGGCGCTCGTACTGCGCGCGGATCGGCGCCTTGAACGCCTCTTCCTCCTCGGCGGGCCACTCCTCCCCGCGGGCTTCGACCTGGTCCCGCTTGACGGTGGCGAGGACGGAGGCGGCCTGCTCGCCGCCCATGACCGAGATCTTGGCGTTGGGCCACATCCACAGGAAGCGGGGGGAGTACGCCCGTCCGCACATGGAGTAGTTGCCCGCCCCGTACGAGCCGCCGACCACGACCGTCAGCTTCGGCACCCGGGTGCAGGCCACCGCCGTGACCATCTTGGCGCCGTGCTTGGCGATGCCCCCGGCCTCGTAGTCCCGCCCGACCATGAACCCGGAGATGTTCTGCAGGAACACCAGCGGGATCCCGCGCTGGTCGCACAGCTCGATGAAGTGGGCGCCCTTCTGGGCGGACTCGGCGAACAGGATGCCGTTGTTGGCGACGATCCCCACCGGGTGGCCGTGGATCCGGGCGAAGCCGGTGACCAGGGTCTGCCCGAACTCGGCCTTGAACTCCGCGAACCGCGAGCCGTCGACCACCCGCGCGATGATCTCGCGGACGTCGTAGGGGGTGCGGGGGTCTACCGGCACGGCGCCGTAGAGCCCGTACGGATCGGCCTTGGGCTCGACCGTCTCGGCCACCTCCCAGGCCAGCGGCCCGCGCGCGGGGAGGGTGGAGACGATGGTCCGCACGATGCGCAGGGCGTGCGCGTCGTCCTCGGCGAGGTGGTCGGTCACGCCCGACACCCGCGCGTGGACCTCGCCGCCGCCCAGCTCCTCGGCGGTGACCACCTCGCCGGTGGCGGCCTTCACCAGCGGGGGGCCGCCCAGGAAGATCGTGCCCTGGTTCCGGACGATGACGGCCTCGTCGCTCATCGCGGGCACGTACGCCCCGCCGGCCGTGCAGGACCCCATCACCGCCGCGATCTGCGGGATGCCGGCACCCGACATCCGGGCCTGGTTGTAGAAGATCCGCCCGAAGTGGTCCCGGTCGGGGAAGACCTCGTCCTGCATCGGCAGGAAGGCGCCGCCGGAGTCGACCAGGTAGACGCAGGGCAGGCGGTTGTCCAGCGCCACCTCCTGGGCGCGCAGGTGCTTCTTCACCGTCATCGGGTAGTACGTCCCGCCCTTGACGGTGGCGTCGTTGGCGACGATCACGCACTCCCGGCCGGCCACCCGGCCGATCCCGGCGACGACCCCGGCGGCCGGGGCCTGCCCGTCGTACATCCCGTCGGCCGCCAGCGGCGCCAGCTCCAGGAAGGGCGAGCCCGGGTCCAGGAGCGTGTCCACGCGGTCGCGCGGCAGCAGCTTGCCCCGGGCGGTGTGCCGGGCCCGCGCCTTCTCGCCGCCGCCCAGCCGCGCCGCGGCGAGCTTGGCGCGCAGTTCCCCGACGAGGGCGCGGTGCGCCTCCTCGTTGGCACGAAACGCCTCCGACGCGGGATCGGCCGCGCTCGTCAGCTCCGGTGCCTCGTGCATCCTGCGGTCCCCTCACCCAGTGTTCCACCAGTTAATGAGCGTTAACGCATTTCCCTCAGGTTAACGACCGCTAACCTCGCTGTCTAGAATCGTCTCCATGGCCACCAGAACCGACGCCCCCACCCGCCGCGAGCAGATCCTCAAGGAGGCCGCCCGGCTCTTCGCCGAGCGCGGCTTCCACGGGGTCGGGGTGGACGAGATAGGCGCGGCGGTGGGGATCAGCGGCCCCGGTCTGTACCGGCACTTCGCCGGCAAGGACGCGATGCTCGCCGAGCTGCTGGTCGGCATCAGCGATCAGCTCCTGACGGGTGCGAAGCGGCGCCTGGCGGAGGCCGGGTCGACGGCCCCCGGGGCGGTCCTCGACTCGCTCATCGAGGGGCACATCGACTTCGCGCTCGACGACCGCCCGCTCATCACCCTGCACGACCGCGAGCTGGACCGCCTCCGGGACGCCGACCGCAAGCTGGTGCGGCAGTTGC
It contains:
- a CDS encoding biotin carboxylase N-terminal domain-containing protein, yielding MFDTVLVANRGEIAVRVVRTLRALGVRSVAVFSDADAGARHVREADTAVRIGPAPAAESYLCVERLLEAAARTGAQAVHPGYGFLAENAGFARACEAAGLVFIGPPAEAISLMGDKIRAKETVREAGVPVVPGGRDPDLAGAARELGAPVLLKPSAGGGGKGMRLVRDLDRLEEEIAAARREARASFGDDTLLVERWVDRPRHIEIQVLADGHGNVVHLGERECSLQRRHQKIIEEAPSVLLDEATRAAMGEAAVQAARSCGYRGAGTVEFIVPGGDPSSYYFMEMNTRLQVEHPVTELVTGLDLVEWQVRVAAGEPLPFGQDGITLTGHAVEARLCAEDPSRGFLPSGGTVLRLREPQGDGVRTDSGLSEGTEVGSLYDPMLSKVIAYGPDRPTALRRLRAALAETVTLGVQTNAGFLRRLLAHPAVVAGDLDTGLVEREVDGLVASGVPEEVYEAAAAVRLDALRPRGGGWTDPFSVPSGWRLGGEPKPVAFPLRAAGAEPVVHTPRGTHTVTGEEVTVVLDGVRHTFHRAGDWLGRDGDAWQVRDHDPVAASLGRAAHAGADSLTAPMPGTVTVVKVAVGDEVSAGQSLLVVEAMKMEHVITAPHAGTVTELDVTPGTAVAMDQVLAVIAPEEAGHDD
- a CDS encoding ABC transporter substrate-binding protein yields the protein MSNARATRLTRRGILAAGGALGLGAVLAACGDDDTNGGGSGKEAAAAQSGPWTFKDDRGQTAKADKVPSNIVAFIGVAAALHDYGVQVKGVFGPTRTKDGKPDVQAGDMDITKVTNLGNEWGQFNIEKYASLAPDLLVTTTFDDAGTLWYVPEESKDKITAVGAPSVAVSVYDRQLTQPLQRMLELARTLGADVTSKKITDAKKRFEDASARLRAAAKAKPDIKVMAGSASQDLFYVSGTNLSVDLEYFKALGVNFIEPPEKAKAEGGGWFESLSWENVDKYGADIIMMDDRSSAIQPADIGEGTWKKLPAVKAGQVIPRSPEPILSYDKCVPMVENLAKAIENAKKVS
- a CDS encoding TetR/AcrR family transcriptional regulator, producing MATRTDAPTRREQILKEAARLFAERGFHGVGVDEIGAAVGISGPGLYRHFAGKDAMLAELLVGISDQLLTGAKRRLAEAGSTAPGAVLDSLIEGHIDFALDDRPLITLHDRELDRLRDADRKLVRQLQRQYVELWVSVVREVYPALTEPAARSAVHSVFGLLNSTPHLGRRGSLPGRDATAELLHRMARGAFAAAGG
- a CDS encoding carboxyl transferase domain-containing protein produces the protein MHEAPELTSAADPASEAFRANEEAHRALVGELRAKLAAARLGGGEKARARHTARGKLLPRDRVDTLLDPGSPFLELAPLAADGMYDGQAPAAGVVAGIGRVAGRECVIVANDATVKGGTYYPMTVKKHLRAQEVALDNRLPCVYLVDSGGAFLPMQDEVFPDRDHFGRIFYNQARMSGAGIPQIAAVMGSCTAGGAYVPAMSDEAVIVRNQGTIFLGGPPLVKAATGEVVTAEELGGGEVHARVSGVTDHLAEDDAHALRIVRTIVSTLPARGPLAWEVAETVEPKADPYGLYGAVPVDPRTPYDVREIIARVVDGSRFAEFKAEFGQTLVTGFARIHGHPVGIVANNGILFAESAQKGAHFIELCDQRGIPLVFLQNISGFMVGRDYEAGGIAKHGAKMVTAVACTRVPKLTVVVGGSYGAGNYSMCGRAYSPRFLWMWPNAKISVMGGEQAASVLATVKRDQVEARGEEWPAEEEEAFKAPIRAQYERQGNAYYATARLWDDGVIDPLETRQVLGLALTACAHAPLGEPQFGVFRM
- a CDS encoding acyl-CoA dehydrogenase family protein — translated: MDHKLSPELEELRRTVEEFAHEVVAPKIGDFYERHEFPYEIVREMGRMGLFGLPFPEEYGGMGGDYLALGIALEELARVDSSVAITLEAGVSLGAMPIHLFGTEEQKRTWLPRLCAGEMLGAFGLTEPDGGSDAGATRTTARLDEETDEWVINGTKCFITNSGTDITGLVTVTAVTGRKADGKPRISAIVVPSGTPGFTVAPPYSKVGWNASDTRELSFDDVRVPAENLLGEEGRGYAQFLRILDEGRVAIAALATGLAQGCVDESVRYAKERHAFGRPIGANQAIQFKIADMEMKAHTARLAWRDAASRLVAGEPFKKEAAVAKLYSSTVAVDNARDATQIHGGYGFMNEYPVARMWRDSKILEIGEGTSEVQRMLIARELGLAG
- a CDS encoding hydroxymethylglutaryl-CoA lyase, whose translation is MTTDALALPMAVPAAGLPARVRIHEVGARDGLQNEKATVPTEVKAEFVRRLADAGLTTIEATSFVRPEWVPQLADAERLYPLVAGLPVALPVLVPNERGLDRALRLGARRVAVFASATESFAKANLNRTVDEALAMFEPVVARAKAEGVHVRGYLSMCFGDPWEGPVPLPRVVRVCRALLDQGCDELSLGDTIGVATPGHVTALLAALEEAGVPVSALGVHFHDTYGQALANTLAALQHGVTTVDASAGGLGGCPYAKSATGNLATEDLVWMLRGLGIDTGVDLGRLVATSVWMAERLGRPSPSRTVRALAPTVASPASHKEQ